Proteins encoded within one genomic window of Hevea brasiliensis isolate MT/VB/25A 57/8 chromosome 8, ASM3005281v1, whole genome shotgun sequence:
- the LOC110651246 gene encoding 7-deoxyloganetin glucosyltransferase: MDIPGMSKPHAVCIPYPAQGHINPMLKLAKLLHHSGFYITFVHTEHNQRRLLKSRGSNSLPGLPDFVFETIQDGLPPTDADASQEIASLVEATSTNCLVPFRELLAKLNSSSDIPPVSCIISDGIMTFTLKAAEEIGVPDVLFWTTSACGFLGYANSKNLIERGLVPLEDVSYLTNGYLETTIDWIPGMKDIRLRDLPTITRITDGNDSMLKFAIREIERASKASAIVLNTYDELENEVLLGLSSMFSPPIYTLGPLQLLLGENSSENDVASISSNLWKEDTECLQWLDSKEPNSVVFVNFGSMIVITPQQLVEFAWGLANSKQKFLWIIRPDLVQGESAILPKEFLDESKERGMMASWCQQEQILKHPSIGGFLSHMGWNSTIESLSSGVPMLCWPFIGETPTNCRFACNDWGIGMEIDYNVKRDEVEKLLKELMEGEKGKEMKKKALEWKRKAEEATAPNGSSYINLDRLIEEVLLSTRP; this comes from the exons ATGGATATTCCTGGGATGAGCAAGCCTCATGCAGTGTGCATCCCCTACCCAGCTCAGGGTCACATAAACCCAATGCTCAAACTAGCAAAACTACTCCATCACAGTGGCTTTTACATTACTTTTGTTCACACTGAGCATAACCAGAGACGCTTGCTTAAGTCTAGAGGCTCCAATTCCCTTCCTGGCCTTCCTGACTTTGTCTTTGAAACCATCCAGGACGGTCTACCTCCGACTGATGCTGATGCTAGCCAAGAAATTGCATCTCTTGTTGAGGCTACCTCAACGAATTGCTTAGTCCCATTCCGTGAGCTTCTTGCTAAACTTAACTCGTCCTCTGATATTCCACCAGTTTCTTGCATAATCTCCGATGGTATCATGACTTTTACTCTTAAAGCTGCTGAAGAAATTGGAGTCCCTGATGTTCTTTTTTGGACTACAAGTGCTTGTGGATTCTTAGGCTATGCAAATTCTAAGAATCTTATTGAAAGAGGCCTAGTACCACTTGAAG ATGTGAGCTATTTAACAAATGGGTATCTGGAGACTACCATCGATTGGATTCCAGGTATGAAAGATATTCGCCTGAGGGACTTGCCGACTATAACTCGCATAACAGATGGAAATGATTCAATGCTAAAATTTGCGattagagagatagagagagcctCAAAAGCTTCAGCcattgttttaaatacttatgatGAGTTAGAAAATGAAGTTTTGCTTGGTCTTTCATCTATGTTCAGCCCTCCAATTTACACCCTGGGTCCTCTCCAGTTGCTTCTTGGTGAAAATTCTTCAGAGAATGATGTAGCATCCATCAGTTCCAATCTGTGGAAAGAAGACACTGAGTGTCTCCAATGGCTTGATTCCAAGGAGCCCAATTCAGTCGTTTTTGTAAATTTTGGCAGCATGATTGTCATCACCCCGCAACAACTTGTAGAATTTGCTTGGGGACTAGCTAACAGCAAACAAAAATTCCTCTGGATAATAAGGCCTGATCTTGTCCAAGGTGAATCCGCAATTTTGCCAAAAGAGTTCCTTGATGAAAGCAAAGAAAGAGGTATGATGGCAAGCTGGTGTCAGCAGGAACAAATCCTAAAACATCCATCAATTGGAGGGTTTCTAAGCCATATGGGCTGGAATTCGACGATTGAAAGCTTGTCAAGCGGAGTGCCAATGCTTTGTTGGCCATTTATTGGTGAGACGCCTACTAACTGTAGGTTTGCTTGCAATGATTGGGGTATTGGCATGGAGATAGATTATAACGTGAAGAGAGATGAAGTGGAGAAGCTTCTAAAGGAGTTAATGGAGGGAGAGAAGggtaaagaaatgaaaaagaaggcATTAGAGTGGAAGAGAAAAGCAGAGGAGGCCACAGCTCCTAACGGTAGCTCATATATAAATTTAGACAGATTGATCGAGGAGGTGCTGCTGTCAACAAGACCATAG